Proteins encoded together in one Variovorax paradoxus EPS window:
- a CDS encoding DUF2827 domain-containing protein, giving the protein MRIGISVLTHAGQNIWENGMGQNVLFLARLLQRIDFVESVTLVDAGDQQAMPPQVDLSAMGLAFGRARELTDALDVVIEMAGALDVQWLSYFRACGGRAVFHCVGQPFVALAEPIVFSDKGHFSKPDRCDEVWLLPKDGVFAPMMRTLHRCPVHEVPYLWSPQFLDQRVAEVEASGYRFGYTPRTAEQPGFRVAIFEPNISVVKSSSVPMLICDGAYRIDPNAVTSMQVLNTLHLKDHATMLYMANSLDIVRQHKAIFHGRHDFAGFMVQFADAVVSHQWQNDQNYSYLDALYGNYPLVHNSPWLRDAGYYYPDFDIAAGTDQLLQAVRGHDAQLDDYRARSQRVFDAIDPLHQANIDGYAQRLLHLVGGDPAFRADGVRAA; this is encoded by the coding sequence ATGCGCATTGGTATTTCAGTCCTCACCCACGCGGGGCAGAACATCTGGGAAAACGGAATGGGACAGAACGTCCTGTTTCTTGCCCGGCTGCTGCAACGCATCGACTTCGTCGAGTCCGTCACGCTGGTCGATGCGGGTGACCAGCAGGCCATGCCGCCGCAGGTCGACCTGTCCGCCATGGGCCTGGCCTTCGGACGCGCCCGCGAGCTGACCGACGCGCTGGACGTGGTCATCGAGATGGCCGGCGCGCTCGACGTGCAATGGCTCTCCTACTTCCGCGCTTGTGGCGGGCGTGCCGTCTTCCATTGCGTGGGGCAGCCCTTCGTGGCGCTGGCCGAGCCGATCGTGTTCAGCGACAAGGGCCACTTCAGCAAGCCCGACCGCTGCGACGAGGTCTGGCTGCTGCCCAAGGACGGCGTCTTCGCACCGATGATGCGCACCCTGCACCGCTGCCCGGTGCATGAGGTGCCGTACCTCTGGTCGCCGCAGTTCCTGGACCAGCGCGTGGCCGAGGTCGAGGCGTCGGGCTATCGCTTCGGCTACACGCCGCGCACCGCCGAACAACCCGGATTCCGCGTGGCGATCTTCGAGCCCAACATCTCGGTGGTGAAGTCCAGCAGCGTGCCCATGCTGATCTGCGACGGCGCCTACCGCATCGACCCGAACGCCGTCACTTCGATGCAGGTGCTCAACACCCTGCACCTGAAGGACCACGCGACGATGCTCTACATGGCGAACTCGCTGGACATCGTGCGCCAGCACAAGGCCATCTTCCATGGGCGGCATGACTTCGCGGGGTTCATGGTGCAGTTTGCCGACGCGGTGGTGTCGCACCAGTGGCAGAACGATCAGAACTACAGCTATCTCGACGCGCTGTACGGCAACTACCCGCTGGTGCACAACTCGCCCTGGCTGCGCGATGCCGGTTATTACTACCCCGATTTCGACATCGCCGCCGGCACCGACCAGTTGCTGCAGGCGGTGCGCGGGCACGATGCGCAACTGGACGACTACCGCGCCCGCAGCCAGCGCGTGTTCGATGCGATCGATCCGCTCCATCAGGCGAACATCGATGGCTACGCGCAGCGGCTGCTGCACCTCGTGGGCGGCGACCCCGCATTCCGTGCCGATGGCGTGAGGGCCGCATGA
- a CDS encoding DUF2827 domain-containing protein — MSEQQQQQHGAMPAKLRVGVSIFIRKGEQSLWENGVYQNCLFLVMLLMRSPRVGSTVLVAGGGDGGPADATNFLADSPVPIIDMATAAQELDLMIEMSAQLAREWSVAFKERGGKIVSMRVGNDYVIDIERMIFNKPHGMLVSGAPYDEVWTLPEYEVSCKPYFASTFRAPVRLMPHLWSPMVLEKAMARAEGNDKDKGFDYVPGRKHWRVAIFEPNICMVKTSFIPMLGCEAAHRAQPRLLERVWVYNSFHLKEKPLFVGFAQSLNIVQHGLATFEGRFPLYQVLPGNVDAVFAHHWENAQNYLYYEALYGGYPLIHNSHLIGDCGYRYHDFDCEEGGRALQEAFATHDANLPAYRERARQLVARLDPEGEENVRIYTAAIESLYT, encoded by the coding sequence ATGAGCGAACAACAGCAGCAACAGCACGGCGCCATGCCCGCGAAGCTCCGCGTCGGCGTTTCCATCTTCATCCGCAAGGGCGAGCAGAGCCTCTGGGAGAACGGCGTCTACCAGAACTGCCTGTTCCTCGTGATGCTGCTGATGCGCTCGCCGCGCGTGGGCAGCACCGTGCTGGTGGCCGGCGGCGGCGACGGCGGCCCGGCGGACGCCACCAACTTCCTGGCCGATTCGCCCGTGCCGATCATCGACATGGCCACCGCCGCGCAGGAGCTCGATCTCATGATCGAGATGAGCGCGCAACTGGCGCGCGAGTGGTCGGTGGCGTTCAAGGAGCGCGGCGGCAAGATCGTCTCGATGCGCGTGGGCAACGACTACGTGATCGACATCGAACGCATGATCTTCAACAAGCCGCACGGCATGCTGGTCTCGGGCGCGCCCTACGACGAGGTCTGGACGCTGCCGGAGTACGAGGTATCGTGCAAGCCGTACTTCGCGAGCACCTTCCGCGCGCCGGTGCGGCTGATGCCCCACCTCTGGAGCCCGATGGTTCTGGAAAAAGCCATGGCGCGTGCCGAAGGCAACGACAAGGACAAGGGCTTCGACTACGTGCCCGGCCGCAAGCACTGGCGCGTGGCCATCTTCGAGCCCAACATCTGCATGGTGAAGACCAGCTTCATCCCCATGCTCGGCTGCGAGGCGGCGCACCGCGCGCAGCCGCGGCTGCTCGAGCGGGTGTGGGTCTACAACAGCTTCCACCTGAAAGAGAAGCCGCTGTTCGTTGGCTTCGCGCAGAGCCTGAACATCGTGCAACACGGGCTGGCCACCTTCGAAGGGCGTTTCCCGCTGTACCAGGTGCTGCCCGGCAACGTCGATGCCGTCTTCGCGCACCACTGGGAGAACGCGCAGAACTATCTCTACTACGAGGCGCTCTACGGCGGCTATCCGCTGATTCACAACTCGCACCTCATCGGCGACTGCGGCTACCGCTACCACGACTTCGACTGCGAGGAGGGCGGCCGCGCGCTGCAGGAGGCCTTTGCCACGCACGACGCCAACCTGCCGGCCTACCGTGAGCGCGCACGCCAGCTCGTCGCCAGGCTCGACCCCGAAGGCGAGGAAAACGTGCGCATCTACACCGCCGCCATCGAGAGCCTTTACACGTGA
- a CDS encoding acyl-CoA dehydrogenase, whose product MPLASLIGRWAMQPFSKALPPLGDTERAALEAGTVGFEGQLFAGRPDFDVLSAMGPNQLTEREQAFLHNEVRTLCHMLDDHAIDQAHDLPPEVWRFLREKRFFGMIIPEEFGGLGFGHYAHATVVARIATVNVATAVTVMVPNSLGPAELLLRYGTDAQKEHYLPRLADGRELPCFGLTSPYAGSDAASIPDRGVIVEREFNGKPTRGFLVDFDKRYITLAPVATVVGLAFHAVDESRPEGQRDLGITCALIPVPHEGMEIGRRHRPMDSAFMNGPIHGHQVFVPMDWIIGGEKQVGQGWRMLMECLAAGRAISLPALGSSMQQTALYVSNGYGQIREQFGLPVGKFHAIAGLVAQMSAELYASDAARRFTAAALDKGERPSVASAILKVQLTEAGRRAVNHGMDILGGKGIISGPSNLLGVAYRQAPIAITVEGANILTRALIVFGQGAVRCHPHVLDEMAAVQAKDETALGKALIAHGKHVAVNLWHSLFGAPVLGEPPQELAREARLIARMSAKYALTADLAMGMLGGKLKRMELLSARLGDVLAHLYLASACVWRYRVDAAPELLPFAQAAIRLQLDEAGKILRDLYANLPKAGRRVIGALVLRRTAHLAPLRDVQLIELADLLRTNPRIVERLAPDLSEPAAGGLRDLMHAMELGAQLGDTTAALNKVLRRTNSLEEAARSAPDPELALAYLKAADKVIQVDDFEGPPRNADGRADLERPAGSSSVNPPAEPPPAPSAPQPSARPPERTTPPRVPAA is encoded by the coding sequence ATGCCTCTGGCTTCATTGATCGGCCGATGGGCGATGCAGCCCTTCTCGAAGGCGCTGCCGCCGCTGGGCGACACCGAGCGTGCGGCGCTCGAGGCCGGCACCGTCGGCTTCGAAGGCCAGCTCTTCGCAGGGCGCCCGGACTTCGATGTGCTCTCGGCCATGGGGCCCAACCAACTCACTGAACGCGAGCAGGCCTTCCTGCACAACGAGGTGCGCACGCTGTGCCATATGCTCGACGACCACGCCATCGACCAGGCGCACGACCTGCCGCCCGAGGTGTGGCGGTTCCTCCGCGAGAAACGCTTCTTCGGAATGATCATTCCCGAGGAATTCGGCGGCCTCGGCTTCGGCCACTACGCCCACGCCACGGTGGTGGCGCGCATCGCCACCGTCAACGTGGCCACGGCCGTCACGGTGATGGTGCCCAACTCGCTCGGGCCGGCCGAGCTGCTGCTGCGCTACGGCACCGATGCGCAGAAGGAGCACTACCTGCCGCGCCTGGCCGATGGCCGCGAGCTGCCGTGCTTCGGGCTGACCTCGCCCTATGCCGGCTCCGATGCAGCATCGATTCCGGATCGAGGCGTGATCGTCGAGCGCGAGTTCAACGGCAAGCCGACGCGCGGCTTCCTGGTCGACTTCGACAAGCGCTACATCACCCTCGCGCCCGTCGCCACCGTGGTGGGCCTGGCCTTCCATGCGGTGGACGAGAGCCGGCCCGAGGGCCAGCGAGACCTAGGCATCACCTGCGCGCTGATTCCCGTGCCGCACGAGGGCATGGAGATCGGCCGGCGCCATCGCCCGATGGACAGCGCCTTCATGAACGGCCCGATCCACGGCCACCAGGTCTTCGTGCCGATGGACTGGATCATCGGCGGCGAAAAACAGGTCGGCCAGGGCTGGCGCATGCTGATGGAGTGCCTGGCCGCGGGACGCGCGATTTCGTTGCCGGCACTCGGTTCTTCGATGCAGCAGACGGCGCTGTACGTGAGCAACGGCTACGGGCAGATCCGCGAGCAGTTCGGCCTGCCCGTCGGCAAGTTCCATGCGATTGCCGGACTGGTCGCGCAGATGTCGGCGGAGCTTTATGCGAGCGATGCGGCGCGGCGCTTCACCGCCGCCGCGCTCGACAAGGGCGAGCGGCCCAGCGTGGCGAGCGCGATCCTCAAGGTGCAGCTCACCGAGGCGGGGCGCCGCGCGGTCAACCATGGCATGGACATCCTCGGCGGCAAGGGCATCATCTCGGGCCCGTCGAACCTGCTGGGTGTCGCGTACCGGCAAGCGCCGATCGCGATCACGGTGGAGGGCGCGAACATCCTCACGCGCGCACTCATCGTGTTCGGGCAGGGCGCGGTGCGCTGCCATCCGCATGTGCTCGACGAAATGGCGGCCGTGCAGGCGAAGGACGAAACCGCGCTCGGCAAGGCGCTCATCGCGCACGGCAAGCATGTGGCGGTCAATCTGTGGCACAGCCTCTTCGGTGCGCCGGTGCTCGGCGAACCGCCGCAGGAGCTGGCGCGCGAGGCGCGGCTCATCGCGCGCATGAGCGCCAAGTACGCGCTCACCGCCGATCTCGCGATGGGCATGCTCGGCGGCAAGCTCAAGCGCATGGAGTTGCTGTCGGCGCGGCTGGGTGATGTGCTCGCGCACCTGTACCTGGCGAGCGCCTGCGTCTGGCGTTATCGCGTCGATGCGGCGCCGGAACTGCTGCCGTTCGCGCAGGCCGCGATCCGGCTGCAGCTCGACGAGGCCGGCAAGATCCTGCGCGATCTGTATGCCAATTTGCCGAAGGCCGGCCGGCGCGTGATCGGCGCGCTGGTGCTGCGCCGCACCGCGCACCTGGCACCGCTGCGCGATGTGCAGCTCATCGAACTCGCGGACCTGCTGCGCACGAATCCGCGCATCGTCGAGCGCCTGGCGCCCGACCTCAGCGAACCGGCAGCCGGGGGCCTGCGCGACCTGATGCATGCGATGGAACTGGGCGCGCAGCTCGGCGACACGACGGCCGCGCTCAACAAGGTGCTGCGCCGCACGAATTCGCTGGAAGAGGCGGCTCGTTCGGCGCCCGATCCCGAGCTGGCACTGGCCTACCTGAAGGCGGCCGACAAGGTCATTCAGGTGGACGATTTCGAAGGCCCGCCGCGCAACGCGGACGGCCGGGCCGATCTCGAGCGGCCTGCCGGCTCGTCGTCAGTCAACCCGCCTGCTGAGCCGCCGCCAGCGCCGTCAGCGCCGCAGCCGTCTGCTCGTCCGCCGGAAAGAACGACTCCACCGCGAGTTCCTGCAGCGTGA
- a CDS encoding helix-turn-helix domain-containing protein produces the protein MNTTRSTHSSKAGQPGARDPFGAHLRHWRTHRRLSQLDLAQEAEVSTRHLSYVETGRAAPSREMVLRLAARLEVPLRERNALLVAAGFAPMYRQRSLDDPAMAAARRAVDLVLKGHEPFPALAVDRHWNLVAHNALVPLLMEGAAPELLKPPINVLRLSLHPEGVAPRIANLAQWRTHLLERLLQQIAATGDAVLQALHDELAAYPAPTVSHDAPVIDTALSAVAVPFQVVMPSGVLSFISTITIFGTPVDVTLQELAVESFFPADEQTAAALTALAAAQQAG, from the coding sequence ATGAACACCACCCGCAGCACCCATTCGTCCAAGGCCGGCCAGCCCGGCGCGCGCGATCCGTTCGGCGCGCACCTGCGGCACTGGCGCACCCACCGGCGCCTGAGCCAGCTCGACCTGGCGCAGGAAGCCGAGGTCTCGACCCGCCACCTGAGCTATGTGGAAACCGGCCGCGCCGCGCCCAGCCGCGAGATGGTGCTGCGCCTGGCCGCACGGCTGGAAGTGCCGCTGCGCGAGCGCAATGCGCTGCTGGTGGCCGCGGGCTTCGCGCCGATGTACCGGCAGCGTTCGCTGGACGATCCGGCGATGGCCGCGGCGCGGCGCGCGGTCGACCTGGTGTTGAAGGGGCACGAGCCCTTTCCCGCGCTGGCCGTGGACCGACACTGGAACCTGGTGGCGCACAACGCGCTGGTGCCGCTGCTGATGGAAGGTGCCGCGCCCGAGTTGCTGAAGCCGCCCATCAACGTGCTGCGCCTGAGCCTGCATCCCGAAGGCGTGGCGCCGCGTATCGCCAACCTTGCGCAATGGCGCACCCACCTGCTCGAGCGGCTGCTGCAGCAGATCGCAGCCACCGGCGACGCGGTACTGCAGGCGCTGCACGACGAACTGGCGGCCTACCCCGCGCCCACCGTGAGCCACGACGCGCCCGTCATCGACACCGCGCTTTCGGCCGTGGCCGTGCCCTTCCAGGTGGTCATGCCGAGCGGCGTGCTGAGCTTCATCAGCACCATCACGATCTTCGGCACGCCGGTCGATGTCACGCTGCAGGAACTCGCGGTGGAGTCGTTCTTTCCGGCGGACGAGCAGACGGCTGCGGCGCTGACGGCGCTGGCGGCGGCTCAGCAGGCGGGTTGA
- a CDS encoding aconitate hydratase, protein MAKAPAHAFASTLKTFKTASGKSGKYWSLKELAKQYPTIERLPVSIRIVLESVLRNCDGQKVSPKHVEELAHWAPNAERTDEIPFVVTRVVLQDFTGVPLLADLAAMRSVAAKLNKSPKTIEPLVPVDLVVDHSVMVDYYGTPKALDLNMKLEFQRNNERYQFMKWGMQAFDTFRVVPPGFGIVHQVNLEYFARGVYKSPHDNADVPAYYPDSLVGTDSHTTMINGIGVVGWGVGGIEAEAAMLGQPVYMLTPDVVGFELTGKLREGVTATDLVLYVTAILRAEKVVGKFVEFFGPGAASIAVPDRATIGNMAPEYGATMGFFPVDEMTVAYFEGTGRTKEEVERFEAYYKAQGLFGMPAPGDIDYTKIVKLDLGTVSPSLAGPKRPQDRIDLGHLSTKFSELYSKPNDANGFNQPPEKLKQRYPLAIAGQGGDEEAAAPPAGSPRELVEMVANRSTKAAAHTSATAPPAPKGQVTIGNGDVLIAAITSCTNTSNPSVMLAAGLLAKKAVEAGLTVKPHIKTSLAPGSRIVTEYLEKAGLLPYLEKLGFYLAGYGCTTCIGNAGDLTPEINEAITKNDLIGAAVLSGNRNFEARIHPNLKANFLASPPLVVAFAIAGNVMTDLMTEPVGKGKNGKDVYLGDIWPSPKEIDENLRFAMNAKSFRANYDKVKTDPGKFWSSIKGTEGQVYDWPKSTYIAEPPFFEGFKMKPHAADAGFKGARIMALFGDSITTDHISPAGSIKESSPAGIWLKAHGVPKADFNSYGSRRGNHDVMMRGTFANVRIKNLMIPPDANGTQEEGGVTLFQPGNQKMFIYDAAMKYMEEGTPTVVFGGEEYGTGSSRDWAAKGTQLLGIKAVVARSFERIHRANLVGMGVLPLQFRGADSWQTLGLTGDEKIDVVIGGELKPQMDVKLVVHRPDGNHQEVTVRLRIDTPIEVDYYKHGGILPFVLRQLLAA, encoded by the coding sequence ATGGCCAAAGCACCGGCTCACGCCTTTGCGTCCACCCTCAAGACCTTCAAGACCGCATCGGGCAAGTCCGGCAAATACTGGTCCCTGAAGGAGCTGGCCAAGCAATACCCCACGATCGAGCGGCTGCCCGTGTCGATCCGCATCGTGCTCGAATCGGTGCTGCGCAATTGCGATGGCCAGAAGGTTTCGCCCAAGCACGTCGAAGAGCTGGCCCATTGGGCGCCCAACGCAGAGCGCACCGACGAGATTCCCTTTGTCGTCACCCGCGTCGTGCTGCAGGACTTCACCGGCGTGCCCCTTTTGGCCGACCTGGCCGCCATGCGCAGCGTGGCCGCCAAGCTGAACAAGTCGCCCAAGACCATCGAGCCGCTGGTGCCTGTCGACCTCGTGGTCGACCACTCGGTGATGGTCGACTACTACGGCACCCCCAAGGCGCTCGACCTCAACATGAAGCTGGAATTCCAGCGCAACAACGAGCGCTACCAGTTCATGAAGTGGGGCATGCAGGCCTTCGACACCTTCCGTGTCGTGCCGCCGGGCTTCGGCATCGTGCACCAGGTCAACCTCGAATACTTCGCGCGCGGTGTCTACAAGAGCCCGCATGACAACGCGGACGTGCCCGCCTACTACCCCGACTCGCTGGTCGGCACCGACAGCCACACCACCATGATCAACGGCATCGGCGTGGTCGGCTGGGGCGTGGGCGGCATCGAGGCCGAGGCCGCGATGCTGGGCCAGCCGGTCTACATGCTCACGCCCGATGTGGTGGGCTTCGAACTCACCGGCAAGCTGCGCGAAGGCGTCACGGCGACCGACCTGGTGCTGTACGTCACCGCGATCCTTCGCGCCGAAAAGGTGGTCGGCAAGTTCGTCGAATTCTTCGGCCCCGGCGCTGCATCGATCGCCGTGCCCGACCGCGCGACCATCGGGAACATGGCGCCCGAATACGGCGCGACGATGGGCTTCTTCCCGGTCGACGAAATGACCGTGGCTTACTTCGAAGGCACCGGCCGCACCAAGGAAGAGGTCGAGCGCTTCGAGGCCTACTACAAGGCGCAGGGCCTGTTCGGCATGCCCGCGCCGGGCGACATCGACTACACCAAGATCGTCAAGCTCGACCTGGGCACCGTGTCGCCGAGCCTCGCGGGCCCCAAGCGCCCGCAGGACCGCATCGACCTCGGTCACCTGTCCACCAAGTTCTCCGAGCTCTACAGCAAGCCCAACGACGCGAACGGCTTCAACCAGCCGCCCGAGAAGCTCAAGCAGCGCTATCCGCTCGCCATTGCCGGCCAGGGCGGCGACGAAGAGGCCGCCGCACCGCCGGCCGGCTCGCCGCGCGAACTGGTCGAGATGGTCGCCAACCGCTCGACCAAGGCCGCCGCGCACACCAGCGCCACGGCGCCGCCCGCGCCCAAGGGCCAGGTCACCATCGGCAACGGCGACGTGCTGATCGCGGCCATCACCTCGTGCACCAACACCTCGAACCCGAGCGTGATGCTCGCGGCGGGCCTCCTGGCGAAGAAGGCGGTGGAGGCTGGGCTCACGGTCAAGCCGCACATCAAGACCTCGCTGGCCCCGGGCTCGCGCATCGTCACCGAATACCTGGAGAAGGCGGGCCTCTTGCCGTACCTGGAGAAGCTGGGCTTCTACCTCGCGGGCTACGGCTGCACCACCTGCATCGGCAATGCCGGTGACCTCACGCCCGAGATCAACGAAGCCATCACCAAGAACGACCTCATCGGTGCGGCCGTGCTGTCGGGCAACCGCAATTTCGAGGCGCGCATCCATCCGAACCTGAAGGCCAACTTCCTGGCCTCGCCGCCGCTGGTGGTGGCCTTCGCGATCGCGGGCAACGTGATGACCGACCTCATGACCGAGCCCGTGGGCAAGGGCAAGAACGGCAAGGACGTGTACCTGGGCGACATCTGGCCTAGCCCGAAGGAAATCGACGAGAACCTGCGCTTTGCGATGAACGCCAAGTCGTTCCGCGCGAACTACGACAAGGTGAAGACCGACCCGGGCAAGTTCTGGAGCAGCATCAAGGGCACCGAGGGCCAGGTGTACGACTGGCCCAAGTCGACCTACATCGCCGAGCCGCCGTTCTTCGAGGGCTTCAAGATGAAGCCGCATGCCGCCGATGCGGGCTTCAAGGGCGCACGGATCATGGCGCTCTTCGGCGACTCGATCACCACCGACCATATCTCGCCGGCCGGCTCCATCAAGGAAAGCTCGCCCGCGGGCATCTGGCTCAAGGCGCACGGCGTGCCCAAGGCCGACTTCAACAGCTATGGCTCGCGCCGCGGCAACCACGACGTGATGATGCGCGGCACCTTCGCCAACGTGCGCATCAAGAACCTGATGATTCCGCCGGACGCCAACGGCACGCAGGAAGAGGGCGGCGTCACGCTGTTCCAGCCGGGCAACCAGAAGATGTTCATCTACGACGCCGCCATGAAGTACATGGAAGAGGGCACCCCCACGGTGGTGTTCGGCGGCGAGGAATACGGCACCGGCTCCTCGCGCGACTGGGCCGCCAAGGGCACGCAGCTCCTGGGCATCAAGGCCGTGGTGGCGCGCAGCTTCGAGCGCATCCACCGCGCCAACCTCGTCGGCATGGGCGTGCTGCCGCTGCAGTTCCGCGGCGCCGATTCGTGGCAGACGCTGGGTCTCACGGGCGACGAGAAGATCGACGTGGTGATCGGCGGCGAACTCAAGCCGCAGATGGACGTGAAGCTGGTCGTGCACCGCCCAGACGGCAACCACCAGGAGGTGACGGTGCGCCTTCGCATCGACACGCCGATCGAGGTCGACTACTACAAGCACGGCGGCATCCTGCCGTTCGTGCTGCGGCAGTTGCTGGCCGCCTGA
- a CDS encoding metallophosphoesterase family protein, which produces MIRVGLISDTHGLLRPEAVAALQGSDFIVHGGDIGNAGILEALAAIAPLTVVRGNNDREPWADGIGESEFLKVGGVVIYAIHDLSQIDIDPAGAGVRVVVSGHSHKPKIEERDGVLYVNPGSAGPRRFKLPIAVAELIVDGNAVSARIVELV; this is translated from the coding sequence TTGATCCGCGTCGGGCTCATCTCCGACACCCACGGCCTGCTGCGTCCGGAGGCCGTGGCTGCCCTGCAGGGCAGCGATTTCATCGTGCACGGCGGGGACATCGGCAACGCCGGCATCCTCGAAGCGCTGGCCGCCATCGCGCCGCTGACGGTCGTGCGCGGCAACAACGACCGGGAGCCGTGGGCCGACGGCATTGGCGAGTCGGAATTCCTGAAGGTGGGCGGCGTGGTGATCTACGCCATCCACGACCTCTCGCAGATCGACATCGATCCCGCCGGCGCCGGCGTCCGCGTGGTGGTCTCCGGCCACTCCCACAAGCCGAAGATCGAGGAGCGCGACGGCGTGCTCTACGTCAACCCGGGCAGCGCCGGCCCGCGGCGATTCAAATTGCCGATCGCGGTCGCCGAGCTCATCGTCGATGGCAATGCGGTGTCGGCGCGCATCGTCGAGCTCGTCTGA
- a CDS encoding FeoA family protein, giving the protein MRTNDFGTAPANTMAVALRLDQLPNNQWATVLDVARPEGVDDRELVLRLTEIGFVPGEAVRIVASGIPGREPLAVRLGHTTFALRRHEAALIHVTPGAANHG; this is encoded by the coding sequence GTGCGAACAAACGATTTCGGCACCGCGCCGGCCAACACCATGGCCGTCGCCCTGCGCCTCGACCAGCTTCCGAACAACCAGTGGGCCACCGTGCTCGACGTGGCGCGCCCCGAGGGCGTGGACGACCGCGAGCTCGTGCTGCGCCTGACCGAAATCGGCTTCGTGCCGGGCGAGGCCGTCCGCATCGTCGCGAGCGGCATTCCGGGCCGGGAGCCGCTGGCGGTGCGCCTGGGCCACACCACCTTCGCGCTGCGCCGCCACGAGGCCGCGCTCATCCACGTCACGCCGGGAGCCGCCAACCATGGCTGA